The following are from one region of the Marinomonas sp. CT5 genome:
- a CDS encoding ATP-binding cassette domain-containing protein, with protein sequence MIESKELQFSIGDHTLLTNFSMAFEPGKIYALVGHNGSGKSTLLKLLAQQQKPTTGNIFLNSQPISSWPQKKFAQQVAYLPQQTPDTDSLSGRDLVSFGRYPWHGLLGRLNKQDQQYIDEAMSLTDTHHYANRLVDTLSGGERQRLWLAMLLAQRTQYLLLDEPLSALDIAHQVDMLNLIKKLSKKLNLGVIIVIHDINMAARFCDHIVALHSGEMIAAGSVESIFNQNQLQQIYGIKMHVSKHPAGYPVAIPY encoded by the coding sequence ATGATAGAGTCTAAAGAACTGCAGTTTAGTATCGGTGACCACACCTTATTAACAAATTTTTCCATGGCCTTTGAACCAGGAAAAATCTACGCTCTGGTGGGTCATAATGGTTCAGGAAAATCTACGCTCTTAAAACTACTTGCCCAACAACAGAAGCCAACAACGGGCAATATTTTCCTAAATAGCCAACCTATTTCCTCTTGGCCTCAAAAAAAGTTTGCTCAGCAAGTGGCATATCTCCCTCAACAAACTCCTGATACAGACAGTCTTTCAGGAAGGGATCTTGTCAGCTTTGGTCGCTACCCTTGGCATGGGCTCTTAGGTCGATTAAATAAACAAGATCAGCAATACATCGACGAAGCGATGTCACTAACCGATACTCACCACTACGCCAATCGACTGGTCGACACATTATCTGGAGGCGAACGCCAACGCTTATGGTTGGCCATGTTATTAGCTCAACGAACGCAATACCTTCTCCTTGATGAACCTCTCTCAGCTCTTGATATTGCGCATCAAGTGGACATGCTTAATCTCATCAAAAAACTCAGTAAGAAACTCAATTTAGGCGTCATTATTGTCATCCACGATATTAATATGGCAGCTCGTTTTTGCGATCACATTGTGGCACTACACAGTGGAGAAATGATTGCTGCTGGCTCTGTAGAAAGCATTTTCAATCAGAATCAATTGCAGCAGATTTATGGCATCAAAATGCACGTATCTAAACACCCAGCGGGTTACCCCGTCGCCATACCTTATTAA
- a CDS encoding multidrug ABC transporter permease/ATP-binding protein — MNLLRQLANKQLKALSFVVLLSFTSALLTLGVIAFIQYRLLDTNNLTPKVMWQFLLLLVILLIITTWAQIALHKLGHQFVYLKRCQLIKQLINTDIEQVDNIGSARLLASLSTDIRNVTVGFVHLPQLIYGIVLSTAAMIYLALLSIPLFVISLITLSLTAIMGVSLVGKITFHIKKVREYDDRLYKDYQAIIDGRKELSLNPNKAKRYFEEEFSPNAQHYRNQITQADTFNGFAANMANTLILALVGLNYYAALGFNWASIEVASAFALVILFMRAPLMTAIAALPTLVTASVSSKKLESLALTNNNELISQRHLLPPLKTLDLQQVTYQYQTDSSEKAFQVGPINFSVKQGETIFIIGGNGSGKSTFARLLTGLYRPHAGQILLNGERIKSEQWPIYRQQFAAVFSDYYLFPQITDGYGENIDDKIINEWLDHLEMSHKVSHNKGHLSDTRYSQGQRKRLALLMAVMEQRGCVLLDEWAADQDPRFRKVFYRELLPRLKERGVTVIAITHDDKYFDAADRIYKMDMGTLIELEIPEPHKNHAIY; from the coding sequence ATGAATTTACTTCGACAATTAGCCAACAAACAACTTAAGGCATTATCTTTTGTCGTATTGCTTAGCTTTACTAGTGCTCTGCTTACTCTAGGCGTTATAGCGTTTATCCAATACAGGTTATTAGACACCAATAACTTAACACCAAAAGTAATGTGGCAATTTTTATTGCTCTTAGTGATATTACTTATCATAACAACATGGGCTCAAATCGCACTGCATAAACTAGGGCATCAATTTGTCTACTTAAAGCGCTGCCAACTCATTAAACAGTTAATTAACACCGACATTGAACAAGTCGATAATATTGGTAGCGCCCGCCTTCTAGCTTCATTAAGCACTGACATCCGCAATGTCACAGTTGGATTTGTCCATCTTCCCCAGCTGATTTACGGCATAGTTCTGTCCACCGCAGCGATGATCTATCTTGCTTTACTGTCAATTCCACTATTTGTTATCAGCTTAATAACACTGTCACTTACCGCCATAATGGGCGTTAGCCTGGTTGGTAAAATTACTTTTCATATCAAAAAAGTACGGGAATATGACGACAGACTCTATAAGGATTATCAAGCTATTATTGATGGTCGAAAAGAGCTCTCTCTTAACCCAAATAAAGCAAAACGCTACTTTGAAGAAGAATTTTCACCCAATGCACAACATTATCGAAACCAAATAACTCAAGCAGATACTTTTAACGGCTTTGCCGCAAATATGGCAAACACATTAATTCTGGCACTAGTTGGTCTGAACTATTACGCTGCCTTAGGATTTAACTGGGCAAGTATCGAAGTTGCCTCTGCTTTTGCTCTCGTCATTTTATTTATGCGCGCCCCTTTAATGACGGCAATTGCCGCTCTACCCACCTTAGTTACCGCAAGTGTTTCTAGCAAAAAACTCGAGTCTTTAGCACTCACCAATAACAATGAGCTAATCTCACAGAGACATCTGTTGCCGCCATTAAAAACACTCGACCTACAACAGGTTACTTATCAATATCAAACTGACTCATCAGAAAAAGCATTTCAAGTTGGCCCTATCAATTTTTCCGTCAAACAGGGAGAAACCATTTTTATTATTGGTGGTAATGGCAGCGGAAAATCTACTTTCGCTCGTTTACTGACTGGCCTCTATCGTCCTCACGCGGGACAAATACTGCTTAACGGTGAACGTATTAAATCAGAACAATGGCCAATATATCGGCAGCAGTTTGCTGCTGTCTTCAGTGATTATTACTTATTCCCACAAATCACCGATGGCTATGGTGAAAACATCGACGACAAGATAATCAATGAGTGGCTAGATCACCTAGAAATGTCCCATAAAGTTTCACATAACAAAGGACACTTATCAGACACTCGTTACTCCCAAGGCCAACGTAAACGACTCGCATTACTGATGGCGGTTATGGAACAACGTGGTTGCGTCCTACTCGATGAATGGGCGGCGGATCAAGACCCAAGATTCAGGAAAGTATTCTACCGCGAGCTATTACCACGACTTAAAGAACGTGGCGTTACCGTCATAGCAATCACCCATGATGACAAATACTTCGATGCTGCAGATCGAATTTACAAAATGGACATGGGTACCCTCATCGAACTCGAGATACCCGAACCACACAAAAATCACGCAATTTATTAG
- a CDS encoding peptide chain release factor 3: protein MADQNFINQVSERRTFAIISHPDAGKTTITEKLLLLGQLIQTAGSVKGRKGDKHATSDWMAMEQQRGISITSSVMQFPYKDRIVNLLDTPGHEDFSEDTYRTLTAVDSVLMIIDGAKGVEDRTIKLMDVCRLRDTPILTFINKMDRDIRDPIELLDEVEDVLKIAAAPITWPIGMSDFFKGVYNLYTDTIHVFVRGRGHTLMDDIQIQGLHSDEAKELLGDDWDDYLEEIELVRGASHEFDQEAYLAGELTPVFFGTALSNFGVREMLDGFVQWAPAPIDRETNSRTVEAKEEKFSGFIFKIQANMDPKHRDRIAFMRVCSGTYSRGMKMRHCRIGKDIKVTDAVSFTAGDREGLEEAFSGDIIGLHNHGTIQIGDTFTEGEDLKFTGIPHFAPELFRRVRLKDPMKMKALQKGLQQLSEEGSTQLFMPQRNNELIVGAVGQLQYEVVAYRLKDEYKVECIYEPVNVNTARWVECDDPKKFEEFKNKCRDNLAIDGGGHLTYLAPTRVNLMMAEEKWPDVRFRSTREH from the coding sequence ATGGCAGATCAGAATTTTATAAATCAAGTAAGTGAAAGACGAACTTTCGCGATCATATCCCACCCAGATGCCGGTAAAACAACCATCACTGAAAAACTTTTGCTGCTTGGTCAGTTGATACAAACTGCAGGTTCTGTAAAGGGGCGTAAAGGTGATAAGCATGCAACATCTGACTGGATGGCGATGGAGCAACAGCGTGGTATTTCTATTACGTCTTCTGTCATGCAGTTTCCCTATAAAGATCGTATCGTCAATTTGCTAGATACACCTGGACACGAAGACTTCTCTGAAGATACCTATCGAACACTGACGGCTGTTGACTCTGTATTGATGATTATTGACGGAGCAAAAGGGGTAGAGGATCGTACCATCAAATTGATGGACGTTTGTCGCTTGCGAGACACTCCTATCCTAACCTTTATCAATAAAATGGACCGAGATATTCGTGATCCTATTGAGCTATTGGATGAAGTGGAAGACGTTCTTAAGATTGCCGCCGCGCCGATTACTTGGCCAATTGGTATGAGTGACTTTTTCAAAGGTGTTTATAACTTATATACCGACACTATTCATGTGTTTGTTCGAGGTCGTGGCCATACTTTGATGGATGATATCCAAATCCAAGGTTTGCACTCTGATGAAGCGAAAGAGTTGCTTGGTGATGATTGGGATGACTATTTAGAAGAAATTGAACTGGTGCGCGGTGCAAGCCATGAGTTTGATCAAGAGGCGTATCTAGCAGGTGAGCTGACTCCTGTATTTTTTGGTACTGCTTTATCTAACTTTGGTGTTCGTGAAATGTTAGACGGTTTTGTTCAGTGGGCGCCTGCACCTATTGATCGTGAAACCAACAGTCGGACAGTGGAAGCGAAAGAAGAAAAGTTCTCGGGCTTTATTTTCAAAATACAAGCCAATATGGACCCTAAACACCGTGACCGTATCGCTTTTATGCGGGTGTGTTCTGGTACTTATAGTCGTGGCATGAAAATGCGCCATTGTCGTATTGGTAAGGACATTAAAGTAACGGATGCCGTGTCGTTTACAGCGGGTGATCGTGAAGGCCTAGAAGAGGCGTTTTCGGGTGACATTATTGGTTTGCATAATCATGGAACCATTCAGATTGGCGACACTTTTACAGAAGGTGAAGATTTAAAATTCACTGGTATTCCTCACTTTGCTCCTGAGTTGTTCCGTCGTGTTCGTTTAAAAGATCCTATGAAGATGAAGGCTCTACAAAAGGGGTTGCAGCAGCTTTCTGAAGAGGGTTCAACTCAATTGTTTATGCCGCAGCGTAACAATGAACTGATTGTCGGTGCCGTGGGGCAGTTGCAATATGAAGTGGTTGCGTACCGTCTAAAAGACGAATACAAAGTGGAATGTATATACGAGCCAGTGAATGTGAACACCGCTCGTTGGGTGGAGTGTGATGATCCGAAAAAATTTGAAGAGTTCAAGAATAAGTGTCGTGATAACTTGGCGATTGATGGCGGTGGTCATTTAACATATTTAGCGCCAACGCGAGTGAACTTGATGATGGCAGAAGAGAAGTGGCCTGATGTTCGCTTCCGATCGACGCGAGAACATTGA
- a CDS encoding ABC transporter substrate-binding protein, translated as MVVMKAYLSYLLILFACSTSDIAMAEQEQALPLKVATIDWTQTETLLALGLPPVAAAQVADYNSWVKAPVIPSNTVDLGLRTQPNLERLSELKPDRIFISPMFQSLEPQLSRIAAVTNLALYKKNDISWQALKDYTRSIAAQTETENAAERLIKQSEIKLAQLAQEVPTSTPELIMIQFMDARHVRVFGENSMYQVAANEIGLDSAWHNKTNVWGFSLVGIDKLNGIKGQIVIIDPLPAGVEQHLKNDQYWQYLIKQTGYPVLNIAPVWSFGAIPSAVRFATLLTNKLTKETE; from the coding sequence ATGGTCGTTATGAAAGCTTATCTTTCTTATTTATTGATACTTTTTGCCTGTTCTACCAGTGATATTGCAATGGCTGAACAAGAGCAAGCCCTTCCACTAAAAGTGGCAACCATTGACTGGACGCAAACTGAAACTTTATTAGCGCTTGGACTTCCCCCAGTTGCAGCGGCACAAGTAGCCGATTATAACTCCTGGGTTAAAGCCCCCGTAATTCCATCGAATACAGTTGATCTTGGTCTACGTACACAGCCAAATTTGGAGCGCTTATCGGAACTAAAACCAGATCGTATTTTTATATCCCCAATGTTCCAATCCCTTGAGCCTCAACTATCACGTATCGCAGCCGTCACAAACCTTGCACTCTATAAAAAAAATGATATTTCATGGCAAGCCTTAAAAGACTACACACGCTCAATTGCAGCACAGACTGAAACAGAGAACGCGGCTGAACGATTAATCAAACAATCAGAAATAAAATTGGCTCAACTGGCACAAGAAGTCCCAACAAGCACACCAGAACTAATCATGATCCAATTTATGGATGCTCGCCACGTGCGGGTATTCGGTGAAAACAGCATGTATCAAGTAGCAGCGAATGAAATTGGCTTAGACAGCGCTTGGCATAACAAAACCAATGTTTGGGGTTTTTCTTTAGTTGGCATAGACAAATTGAATGGTATCAAAGGCCAAATAGTGATTATCGACCCTCTCCCCGCTGGAGTAGAACAACATCTTAAAAATGACCAATACTGGCAATATCTCATCAAACAAACAGGCTACCCCGTTTTAAATATCGCACCAGTATGGAGTTTTGGCGCAATACCATCAGCGGTAAGATTTGCCACTTTACTGACAAATAAACTCACTAAGGAGACAGAATAA
- the fhuB gene encoding Fe(3+)-hydroxamate ABC transporter permease FhuB, whose product MRLLPVSLISLLAAFVLLLIGWQLSSSGNLTQNIFSLFETNWQSNTSVTLSLTWWPRLFTTLLCGAALAVAGLLMQQVLRNPIASPSTLGIASGASFSLMLATIYTPWLIELSHSLVALAGGLITMGLVFALSWRRALSPTIVVISGLVINLYFSAFSTVLLMLNQEKLSGLMIWGAGSLVQTGWDNVHYLLPRILIAVIIAFIFLKPLRLLELTESGAKSLGVSLAKLRFVCLGLAVLLTSWVVASVGIIGFIGLAAPAITRLAGIRRLAPRLISSMIIGALLLTLADLLVQQLPGVMAMAIQTGAATAALGAPLMLWLLPKLPIRSQTQVETVLTRHTNQIKRLNKSAILWTCGVLMIGLFIFSSVSIQNNGWQWLLLNGDWSMLEWRLPRLTTALLAGAMLAVAGTIIQRLSGNPMASPEVIGISSGTAIGLIVTLYAGLASSTMGLYVGGLLGALTTMGLIILLNRKSGFQPERVLLTGVAITALMNAIQSLILAGGDPRSYEFLAWLAGSTYYVTASTLFPLVIITAALTSITFGLSKWLDILPLGQATASSLGLRTAASRLTLLLLAACLTVSATLVVGPLSFVGLMAPHLARLFGFSRAKEHLIAAALVGSFLMLLSDWLGRQWLYPQEIPAGMVASIIGGLYLMWGLRRL is encoded by the coding sequence ATGCGCTTACTCCCCGTGAGTCTTATCAGTCTATTGGCTGCATTCGTTTTACTTCTAATAGGTTGGCAGCTATCAAGCAGTGGAAACCTTACCCAAAATATCTTCAGCCTATTTGAGACAAATTGGCAATCGAATACTTCAGTCACTCTTTCTCTAACTTGGTGGCCACGTCTATTTACCACACTCCTATGTGGAGCAGCATTAGCGGTAGCAGGTCTATTGATGCAACAGGTCCTTCGCAACCCTATTGCCTCCCCCTCGACTCTAGGCATTGCCAGCGGCGCCAGCTTTAGCCTAATGCTAGCGACCATTTATACTCCATGGCTTATTGAGCTGTCTCACAGTTTGGTCGCTCTAGCAGGCGGTTTGATTACTATGGGCTTGGTCTTTGCGCTGTCTTGGCGAAGGGCTTTATCTCCAACCATTGTCGTCATTTCAGGCTTAGTCATTAATTTATACTTCAGCGCCTTTAGCACTGTTTTGTTGATGCTAAATCAAGAGAAATTATCTGGTTTGATGATTTGGGGAGCTGGATCTTTGGTGCAAACAGGCTGGGATAATGTTCATTATTTGCTCCCAAGAATTCTTATTGCAGTCATTATTGCTTTTATTTTTCTCAAGCCATTAAGACTTTTAGAGCTAACCGAATCGGGAGCAAAAAGCCTAGGAGTTTCATTAGCTAAACTGCGCTTTGTTTGTCTTGGTCTAGCAGTGCTACTTACTTCATGGGTTGTCGCCAGTGTTGGAATAATTGGCTTTATTGGTCTTGCCGCGCCTGCCATCACTCGTTTAGCAGGCATCCGTCGATTAGCCCCACGACTCATCTCCTCGATGATCATTGGCGCACTTTTACTGACCTTAGCAGATTTACTAGTGCAACAATTACCTGGTGTTATGGCGATGGCCATTCAAACCGGTGCAGCCACCGCGGCACTTGGCGCTCCTTTGATGTTATGGCTTCTTCCAAAATTACCAATACGAAGCCAAACACAAGTCGAAACAGTCTTAACTAGACATACAAACCAAATAAAAAGGCTAAACAAATCTGCCATCCTATGGACATGCGGTGTACTCATGATTGGCCTGTTTATTTTTTCTAGCGTCTCTATACAAAATAATGGTTGGCAATGGCTACTATTAAACGGTGACTGGTCAATGTTGGAATGGCGACTTCCAAGACTGACAACGGCATTACTAGCTGGAGCTATGCTCGCCGTTGCTGGAACAATTATTCAACGCCTCAGTGGAAATCCTATGGCGAGCCCAGAAGTCATTGGCATAAGCTCTGGCACAGCAATTGGTTTAATTGTGACGCTTTATGCAGGCTTAGCCAGCAGCACTATGGGTCTTTATGTTGGAGGCTTATTGGGTGCTTTAACGACCATGGGATTAATTATTCTATTAAACAGAAAATCTGGTTTTCAACCTGAACGCGTACTCTTAACTGGTGTTGCTATCACTGCCTTAATGAACGCAATACAGAGTCTAATTTTAGCTGGCGGAGATCCTCGCAGTTATGAATTTCTTGCGTGGCTTGCAGGTTCAACATATTACGTGACTGCCAGTACATTATTTCCACTTGTAATCATTACAGCGGCACTGACCAGTATCACATTTGGATTATCCAAATGGCTAGACATTCTTCCTTTAGGGCAAGCGACCGCCAGCTCTCTAGGTTTACGGACTGCTGCATCACGATTAACACTGTTGCTCTTGGCTGCCTGTTTAACCGTCTCAGCAACTCTTGTTGTTGGCCCATTAAGTTTTGTTGGATTAATGGCCCCTCATTTAGCCCGCCTCTTCGGCTTTAGTCGCGCCAAAGAACATCTTATTGCTGCAGCATTAGTAGGAAGTTTTCTGATGCTCTTATCCGATTGGCTTGGCCGACAATGGCTATATCCACAGGAAATCCCCGCTGGCATGGTCGCCTCAATCATCGGTGGGTTGTATTTAATGTGGGGATTACGCCGACTCTAG
- the erpA gene encoding iron-sulfur cluster insertion protein ErpA: MSMVESIDPIEFTDAAAAKLQSLIEEEENDRLMLRVYVTGGGCSGFQYGFTFDEEHQEDDTEVKRNGVTLVVDPLSFQYLVGAEVDYKENLEGSRFVVQNPNATSTCGCGASFSI; encoded by the coding sequence ATGAGCATGGTTGAATCGATTGATCCTATTGAATTTACAGACGCAGCGGCTGCGAAGCTGCAATCTTTAATCGAAGAAGAAGAGAATGATCGACTCATGTTGCGTGTGTATGTAACAGGGGGCGGTTGTTCTGGCTTTCAGTACGGCTTTACATTTGATGAAGAACATCAAGAGGATGATACCGAAGTAAAGCGAAACGGGGTGACTTTGGTTGTTGATCCATTAAGTTTTCAATACTTAGTTGGGGCGGAAGTGGATTACAAAGAAAACCTAGAAGGCTCGCGCTTTGTTGTGCAAAACCCTAATGCCACATCTACTTGTGGTTGCGGTGCGAGTTTCAGTATTTAG